The sequence ATGAATCACCGCCCGACTTAATTCTCCAGCAATTTTATATAAATTGGGGATCATCAATAATAAGCCTTGGGAGGCGGTAAAGGTAGTGGTGAGCGCACCCGTTTGCAATGATCCGTGAACTGCCCCCGCAGCACCGCCTTCACTTTGCATTTCCACCACTGAGGGGACAGTGCCCCATAGGTTCGGTTGCCCTTGGGAGGCCCAAGCATCTGGCCATTCTCCCATTGGGGATGCTGGTGTAATGGGATAGATAGCGATTACCTCATTGAGGCGATAGGCGACACGCGCGATCGCTTCGTTTCCATCCAGCATCGTTTGTTTTTTAGCAGTCATTACGACAAAACCTCCTGGCTGTTTTACCCGGTCGCTGTGGAAGCTGGAAAAGGGCTGTCGCAACTACTTTGTTCTTAAATCTGGTTGGGAATTGCTTCCTTTCTCAATAAGAATAAAATCAGTTTGCAGGCAGTCACGACTCCACCATCAAGACACCCTAGCAATCAATTTATTTTTTGAGTGATTGATGAGGCTGTCAAGCTAACGACCTTTCCATTTTGAGTTGCTTTTTTTTGACTCCGTTTTAATTCAGATCATCCGAGCAACTATTCCATTTTCTATTTTCTACTAGAAGAGTTTGTTTGCCGTTATGATTTAAACCTTTTTAAAGAATCCGTTCTAATTGCTCTAAGTCATCAAGGGTTTGTTGCGCTAAATTCTCATCAAGAATATTCAAGGCAAAACCGACATGAACAATGACATAATCACCAACAGAGGCTTCTGGAACATAGGCGAGGTTAACGGTTTGGATAACACCGCCAAAGCTGACTTTTGCCATTTTCGATAGGGGATCGTCGCCACTGATACTAATAATTTTTCCAGGAACTGCTAAACACATAATGAATTTCGATTAATGGTATGATTGGTTACTTTTATCTTATTAAAAGATATAAATTTTTTTCTCACTTTTTAATTTTTGTTACTAGTTCTTTGTTATTTGTTATTTGTTGGTTGTTAATCAATGAACCATGACCATGAACCCTGAACATCCACCGACTCGCTTTGTACCTCAACCAACTAGGAAACGCTATAATCACCTTCATCTTATATGAAATACCTATCCCCCCAACCCCCCAGAAAGGGGGGCTAATGGGGGATTATTAAACCAGTTTTATGTAGCAACCATAAGTGGATTCCATATTACTCGCGATCGCGCACCCGCATCTCTTGGTTAACGGACAAAACTTCTGAAAGCCCTATTCTATAGTAGCTTGGGTTAGCGACAGCGAAACCTAACAAGACCCGTGCTGGTGTTGGGTTTTGTAACCAAGAGCCCAACCTACATTTTGAATCTTTTGTCAGTATGATAACGTTAAAGTATCTTCACTAATGGTAATGAGCATAAGCCAAATTAAACCTTGATTTTCTTTAATGCTAGATCAGACAAACGATTCGTTAATTAACCGTCTTTTTTTTGCTAATTCACGTAATGTTGCAATAATTTGTCCAAAGGCGATTCCTCCATCATTCGGCGGAAGCGTTTGACACCAGTAAGGCTGTTGATTATTCTCCTTGGCAGTGGTGATCGCTTTTTCTAATAAAGATTTGTTTTGAAAACACCCTCCTGTAAAAACAATTGTGCTAACTTGCATCTGATTTGCAATTTTTGTGATTCCAGCAAGAAGCGTATTCTGAAATTTTGCAGCGATAATACTGAGAGGGGTTTGTTTCTGCACATCGGATTGAATCTCTCGCACCATGGCTTCCCAGTCGAGGATAATGGGAGTGTTTTCAGTTGCAGGGATGAGGTTTAAGGGATAAGTTTCTGTTGTATCATTACCGTTGATGGCAAACTCTAATTGCATTGCAGCTTCTCCTTCAAAACTGACGGTTGTTGATAAACCAACTAATGCAGCGATCGCGTCAAAGAGTCGCCCCACACTCGATGTTTGAGGAGTATTCAAGCCTTGTTTTAGCATCGAACGCAGAATCTTTAACGCTTGGGATGTAAAATCAAATCCTGCAAGCGCTTTTTCCCCATCCATTTCGTAAAGTAAGCCCAATGCAGATCGACGGGGGTCTTTGATCGCTTTTTCTCCCCCTGGTAAACCAAAGGTGCGCCAATGGGCGACGCGCTGCCAATTTTCTTCGGTCACTAAAATAAATTCTCCGCCCCAAATCGTCCCATCTAAGCCGTATCCTGTACCATCCCAAGCGATCCCCAATACAGGCGCTGACAGGCGATGTTCTCCTACACAAGCGAGAATGTGGGCAAGATGATGTTGAACTGGGGTTAAAGGAAGCTGTTTTTCTGTGGCGAGTTGTTGGGCGTATTGGCTGGAATAATAGTCGGGATGAAGATCGCAAGCAATGGTATCAGGTTGAAAGTCGTAGAGATTTGCGAGACTGGTTTGGGTGGCTTGGAAGGTCTGGCGCGATCGCGCGGTTTCTAAATCGCCAATATGTTGCGAGAGAAACACTTGTTGATTTTGATATAAGGCAATTGTATTTTTCAGATGTCCGCCCATGGCGAGAATAGATGAGTGAGGATGACTTGGAAGTTCTAAACGGGTGGAAAAGGGGGCATATCCTCGCGCCCGCCGTAAAATAACAGGCTGATCATGAATGATGCGAACCACGGAATCATCAACAGGACGCGCGATCGCGCGATTATGAACTAAGAAAACATCCGCAATCCCCTGTAACCGTTCTCTGGCTTCGGTTTCATCGGTGCAGATCGGTTCATTGGAGAGATTCCCACTGGTAGCCACCACAGGAAATTGTAATTCAGCGAGTAAGAGATGGTGTAACGGTGTATAAGGAAGCATTACCCCCAAATTTGGATTATTTGGGGCAACTGTAGGCGCAATAGAACTGTTCTCTCTGTTTTTACTCAGCAGAACAATTGGGGCTTGGGGGGACTGTAACACCTCTGCTTCTATTTCTGAAACCTGACAATCGGCTTTGATCCATTCCAGAGAAGGATACATCACCGCAAAGGGTTTCCTTGGGCGTTGTTTCCGTTTCCGCAGTTGAGAGACAGCACTTTTCTTCTGTGCATCCACCATCAAGTGAAATCCGCCTAACCCTTTCACCGCAACTATTTTTCCTTGTCTCAGGGCTTCTGCTGTGGCGATTAAGGCTGGATCACCATTGACTTCCTCTTCTCCCCAAAAGGTTAGCTGGGGGCCACACTCTGGACAAGCATTGGGTTGGGCGTGAAAGCGCCGATCGCGCGGATTGTCATATTCTTGACCACAAGCGGGACACATTTGAAACTCATTCATGGTCGTATTTGCGCGATCGTAGGGAACCCCTTGAATAATGCTGTAGCGGGGGCCACAGTTGGTACAATTTGTAAATGGATAGTGGTAGCGGCGATCGCGCGGATTAAAAATTTCGGCTAAACAATCAGAACAAGTGGCAAGATCAGGGAGAATGACGACTGATTTGGGATCAGTTGCTTTTGTTGGAGACGCTCGAATTTCAAATGCTTCATAGCCAACAAGATCTAGCCATTTTATTGTAACGTCATTGATTTGCGCGATCGGTGGCTTTTCTGCTAAAAGTCGTTGTTGAAACGTTTCAAGGGTTTCACAGCTTCCTTCAACTTCAATAAACACCCCACTCACAGTATTATTCACCCAACCGTTAAGGGCTAACTCTGTGGCGAGGCGATAGACAAAGGGACGAAACCCTACCCCCTGAACTGCCCCTTGCAATTGTAGATAAAGACGACACTGGGAAGCCTGATTGCTCATTATTCTCTAGAGGGATTCATCGGGATCAGAGAGGAATTGTCGATCAGTTACCGACCCCCAATTTCCTATTCTAACTCACCCTGTCTTCCCGTTATGAGGAACTTACTCAAACTTAACCACGTTTACTCAAAACCTGATTTACTCTGATGTCCACTTCCTGCTTCTTTCCGCTCAGGGCTTTTCCTGGCAACGTCGGCGTTAACCAGTCCACAGGCTGACACGATGTAACTCACCGCCAAAAAGTGACTTATTCTTAAACTGTCTTGGTTATTGATCAGTTAAAGTTAGCCACTCTTATATTATATTAGTTAATTTGGCTAACTAAGTTAAGAAATGGTTAAGTTTCCACTTTCTGTTTCAAGCCCTCACCCCAACTCCCTCCCATCTTGTCTCCTCGATCATTATATAGCGAACATTGATCAAGCAAGAAAGATATTAGATCAAGCTCAACTCATTGCCAGTGTCTAAATCGGTTTCTCCTGCCATCATCAGGCTAGAGGGAAAAGGTTCATTGATTAGGTTCGCACTTGAGTCGCTGATTCCAGCGTCTGTTTCTTGCAAGGTTAATTGTGTAATCGCGCCGTCGATTTGTTCTCCATCTTCAAAACTTTCTCCGCCAAAGGTGATTTCTCCGCCAGCAACAGCCACCTCAGTACCGCCATCATCAAAATTGACAGCACTGGTTGTGTCAGGAGAAGCTAGAATTTCAGCAGTGAGATTGTCATTGCCATCAAGGATTTGAAGAGTAGAACCATCCCGTCGGTAGGTAAAATCACTGCTAGTCCCAGTGAGATTAACCGTTGCACCTGCGTCTAAATTATTAGCGCCAGCCCCTTCTTCAATATTGAAAGTGCGAGTGCGATCTTGCGTTCCAGCATAGTCCATGAAGAATCCAGAACTTACGGGAACGACCTGCGGTGCATTCTCTTGAAGAATCGTTATCGTATTAGAAATAATGGGAGCATTGATAGTAATGGTGACTGTGGCTGTATCACTGTTGCCATTACCATCGCTGACAGTGTAGGTAAAGCTGTCACTATCAGTTTCTCCACCGTCGAGATCCTCGAACTGACCGTTGGGGTTATAGTCAAAAGACCCGTTCTCATTCAGGGTGAGGAGGGCTCCCGACTCTAAAGCGATTTCGTTCCCGACTTCATTGCTGTTACCATTAATGGCGGTGATTGTCAGTGTGTCTCCATCGGGATCACTATCGTTATCAAGGACATTCCCTGTCGTGATGGCGGTATCTAGGTTAGTCGTGAAGTTGTCTGCTGTCGCTGTTGGTGTATCATCTACTCCTTCAATGGTAACGGTAACCGTTGCTGTATCTTCCCCGCCATTGCCGTCACTGATGGTATAGGTGAAGCTGTCGGTGTCAGTGTCTCCCTCATTGAGAGACTCAAATTCTCCGTTAGGATCATAGTCAAACGTTCCATCACCGTTATCAGTTACCGTCCCCAGGGTGTTGCTGGTGTCAATCGCGCTGACAGAGAGGGTATCGTCTTCGGGGTCAGTATCGTTATCAAGGACATTCCCTGTCGTGAACCCAGTATCTTCATCAGTGGTGAAGCTGTCTTCTGTGGCAACGGGAGGTTGATTTTCCGATTGCTCATCTACTCCTTCAATGGTAACGGTAACCGTTGCTGTATCTTCCCCGCCATTGCCGTCACTGATGGTATAGGTGAAGCTGTCGGTGTCAGTGTCTCCCTCATTGAGAGACTCAAATTCTCCGTTAGGATCATAGTCAAACGTTCCATCACCGTTATCAGTTACCGTCCCCAGGGTGTTGCTGGTGTCAATCGCGCTGACAGAGAGGGTATCGTCTTCGGGGTCAGTATCGTTATCAAGGACATTCCCTGTCGTGAACCCAGTATCTTCATCAGTGGTGAAGCTATCTTCTGTGGCAACGGGAGGTTGATTTTCCGATTGCTCATCTACTCCTTCAATGGTAACAGTAACCGTTGCTGTATCTTCCCCGCCATTGCCGTCACTGATGGTATAGGTGAAGCTGTCGGTGTCAGTGTCTCCCTCATTGAGAGACTCAAATTCTCCATTAGGATCATAGTCAAACGTTCCATCACCGTTATCAGTTACCGTCCCCAGGGTGTTGCTGGTGTCAATCGCGCTGACAGAGAGGGTATCGTCTTCGGGGTCAGTATCGTTATCAAGGACATTCCCTGTCGTGAACCCAGTATCTTCATCAGTGGTGAAGCTATCTTCTGTGGCAACGGGAGGTTGGTTTTCAGCAACTTGGTCAACGA comes from Halothece sp. PCC 7418 and encodes:
- a CDS encoding HypC/HybG/HupF family hydrogenase formation chaperone; amino-acid sequence: MCLAVPGKIISISGDDPLSKMAKVSFGGVIQTVNLAYVPEASVGDYVIVHVGFALNILDENLAQQTLDDLEQLERIL
- the hypF gene encoding carbamoyltransferase HypF, producing the protein MSNQASQCRLYLQLQGAVQGVGFRPFVYRLATELALNGWVNNTVSGVFIEVEGSCETLETFQQRLLAEKPPIAQINDVTIKWLDLVGYEAFEIRASPTKATDPKSVVILPDLATCSDCLAEIFNPRDRRYHYPFTNCTNCGPRYSIIQGVPYDRANTTMNEFQMCPACGQEYDNPRDRRFHAQPNACPECGPQLTFWGEEEVNGDPALIATAEALRQGKIVAVKGLGGFHLMVDAQKKSAVSQLRKRKQRPRKPFAVMYPSLEWIKADCQVSEIEAEVLQSPQAPIVLLSKNRENSSIAPTVAPNNPNLGVMLPYTPLHHLLLAELQFPVVATSGNLSNEPICTDETEARERLQGIADVFLVHNRAIARPVDDSVVRIIHDQPVILRRARGYAPFSTRLELPSHPHSSILAMGGHLKNTIALYQNQQVFLSQHIGDLETARSRQTFQATQTSLANLYDFQPDTIACDLHPDYYSSQYAQQLATEKQLPLTPVQHHLAHILACVGEHRLSAPVLGIAWDGTGYGLDGTIWGGEFILVTEENWQRVAHWRTFGLPGGEKAIKDPRRSALGLLYEMDGEKALAGFDFTSQALKILRSMLKQGLNTPQTSSVGRLFDAIAALVGLSTTVSFEGEAAMQLEFAINGNDTTETYPLNLIPATENTPIILDWEAMVREIQSDVQKQTPLSIIAAKFQNTLLAGITKIANQMQVSTIVFTGGCFQNKSLLEKAITTAKENNQQPYWCQTLPPNDGGIAFGQIIATLRELAKKRRLINESFV
- a CDS encoding Ig-like domain-containing protein codes for the protein MRQIITVNPIDPVAPNSDFSFDAVYTTAEPENAGTTGLVLRLHYDSSDVNVSLENVLAFGAPPTVQDQSDDNDLDNDPSTDRLINVLFLEFTGTWPGTFPATLYTVQVETLETFDGTTFNFTADPAEGFDFEASPVVVDQVAENQPPVATEDSFTTDEDTGFTTGNVLDNDTDPEDDTLSVSAIDTSNTLGTVTDNGDGTFDYDPNGEFESLNEGDTDTDSFTYTISDGNGGEDTATVTVTIEGVDEQSENQPPVATEDSFTTDEDTGFTTGNVLDNDTDPEDDTLSVSAIDTSNTLGTVTDNGDGTFDYDPNGEFESLNEGDTDTDSFTYTISDGNGGEDTATVTVTIEGVDEQSENQPPVATEDSFTTDEDTGFTTGNVLDNDTDPEDDTLSVSAIDTSNTLGTVTDNGDGTFDYDPNGEFESLNEGDTDTDSFTYTISDGNGGEDTATVTVTIEGVDDTPTATADNFTTNLDTAITTGNVLDNDSDPDGDTLTITAINGNSNEVGNEIALESGALLTLNENGSFDYNPNGQFEDLDGGETDSDSFTYTVSDGNGNSDTATVTITINAPIISNTITILQENAPQVVPVSSGFFMDYAGTQDRTRTFNIEEGAGANNLDAGATVNLTGTSSDFTYRRDGSTLQILDGNDNLTAEILASPDTTSAVNFDDGGTEVAVAGGEITFGGESFEDGEQIDGAITQLTLQETDAGISDSSANLINEPFPSSLMMAGETDLDTGNELSLI